AGAAGAaatattcattcagttttatgtatatgtatttcatttggttcaaacattaaattacttttttgcCAGGCTACACAACGACTCTCAAAAATATTGATGGTTGTTCATAACCAACACTCTGTCAGTACAACACCTTAGTGTAACTATCATCTTTAATGTAATTGATCTAGCAGGTGAAACTTTTACATCCTAAAGTGAAATATCACAAAAGCATGCAAATGAGTGGGAAACACATTTTTCCTTACTGTCCGAGGACACTCTTCAGTGATGGGTCCAGTGCAGGCCTGCATGCATGCTGCTCTGGGGAAGGAGGCATCATAAATCCCTGGCCAAGGACTCACAGGTCTGGGGGGCTTCCAGCGGTAAGCCCCAACAGGTGGGTCTGCATAGCGTACCCCATAGAATATGTGGGCCTTGTCTGTTGTAACTCCCTTGATCTGACCATCTTTGGTTAACACCACAGGTCCAGGAGTCCCATTTGTTTCCTGATTGACTGGTTCGTCCTTGGTTTGCGCTGTGATTGAGAGGATCTCAGGGCGTCTCAGCTCCTTGAGGGAGTTTATCTCTAATTCTCTGTTGATGATGGACGGCTCGTCTCTCACCAGCAGCCCAGGGTAGATACTTCTCAGAAAGCTGACAAGGTCGatgtcatcatcatttttcGTCACCTCTCCAGAGGCCAGCACTAAACTTAgtgtgcacagcagcagcaaacagtgCCAGCTCTCCATATTGCGTTAAAACACTCTTATACCTCCCAGGACAGCGCTGCTCAGATCATGCTTTGTCTTGACTTATGGTCCGGCAGAGGTAGAAAAGTTGCAGCCCCCACAAAATCCTGCAGCATGAAACTCTCCAAGGACTGAAAATTCTTGTGACTCCAATTCGGCAGTTTGCTTATTAAGATTTATCAGACAAAAGCTGCTCTGTCTGATTGCAGAGTAGCGTCCAGTAGACCCTGAAGAGCTGGACACAGACACTGTGATGCAGGGCCACTAATAGAGGACAAGTCGTCTTTCCTTTGCTTAATGTAATCACAGAGTCTCATGCAGAAGTTAAATGAGGATAAGTCATACAGCAAACTTCATGAAGACTTTGGTGTTTGTTACAGTTTTTAGCAGTTTCTTACCATTTGAGCTCATCAGTTCATACTGtttaatgaacaaatgaattaacAAATACATCCATTTGTGTAGCTGTAAATTGCAGACGGTGGACTGTAAATTTCATTACGTTGCAGACTACCACCCATAGGCCTTCTTGCGACACTACATGCATTACATCCTGTGAGGTCCAAGCAATACTTTTGAGGAGTTATGATAGAGGCACACATACAGGAAGAAAATAATGTCGCACAGAATTATggttcattatttttcacttttctctcctgtctgtttttttaaaacattaaatacatttactttttgAAACTGTAGAAAACcttcaaataaatcaaacaatcTAAGAGGGAAAAACTCCTCAcatctcacattcacacaaaaaccaTTAGCTGAAATGAAGGACACAAGCATGTAGTCCAAATGTTGTCCACTATAGTTCACAATAGGCCTGGCATGAATGCTGTTGTTTGAGATTACAGATAAATCTGTTCAGCATCATATTCTTCAATATTTAATAAACAAGCAAAGTATAAATCCAtcttagttttcagtttttcaccaTATTAGGGCGGTATAATTGTAAGAGGAGTGGCTTCTCACATTTCATTAGTTTCTTGGCTTGGCCTCAGAAATCACAAAAATGGAAAGCCTTATTAAACTGCATTAGGAGGATCAGCATTATAGTAAATGtagcattcagtgttttcagagttTGATATTTCCTAAGAAACTAAAAACTTCTGAATACCCTGTCCTGTGCTGCATCAATTTTTACCATCCTTTTTAATGTGTCTCTCACTATTTCCCCAATTTTATGTAGGTGAAACACTACACGACTGGAACATCCATTTAATCTTCTGTCTTTATTCATAGCCAATCTGGGTTGTTACCACCTTTGAGGACTTGCTTCTGGGAATTTTAACAACCTTAGGAGGTATTAAGGAGGCTCATTAGTTGTGACTGTTTAACTaaaaaacttgtgtgtgtgtctctgcctctgcctgcATGTTTTGGCAGACAGATGTAGtctgaagataaaaataaagcCTCTACCAGCATCCTGCAGCTTCAGTCAGTCTGCAGCTTCAGCCTTCCAATACCAGTTTCTCCCCCAGCAGATTAAAGGAGGTCTGAAGGATGCAGAGATGGTCCAGCTGAGACTGAGTGCCTTTGGCCCCTTTAAAAGACTTCCATTTAGCTTGCTATATGTGTTACTGTGACTTACTTGTACCTGTACATTAATGTCTGCAGTCATCATGTCAATCATTTGATTTGAAGAGTTAGTACAAAACATACAACTTAAAGAGTGACACCTGAGTGAATTTGTGAAATTTTGAATGGTAATTCCTCATctcatttcacatgttttttttgttgttgttgttgtttttaactgttatttattttttatttgcttaattTACATGAACTAATGTCTCATATGTCCAATCCATGGGAAACAAAAGAATTTCCAGGAAACCGGTGAGTCTGAGCAGGTCAGTGAAGGCAGCACACACCTGTCACTTATTAGGAGTCTGTCATTCCCAGCCAAGCCTTGATTTTAAGAAACACAACATGCTGTCTTTGGCTGGAATTACgaagaaaatgtaagaaaataagTATCCACAGTTATCTTTATATCTCACTCGAATACAGATTAATGGTCCTTTATATTTTCAGGAGCTCCCTAGAGTTTCTGTTCATCTTACTCACACTGGCTCCGCATACCATATCGTTTGGTGAGTAGCACACTGCACCTGACATTACTGAGTGAAGATAATCTTTGGTTTTGGGATTGTTACATTTGGAGATGAACTAATTGATTTTCCTTTAGGGTGTTGCAACAATATTTCCTTCTCAGTGTGCTGGATGAGCAAGGGTGATGTTCTAGAAAGGTAAACACaagaaagacacattttttgACAGTGTAATCTATGTTTCAATATGCCTAAGTGCGTTCACAGTGCTCGCCAAACTTCATTTACGAAAATACAGATTAATAAGGGAcccagaaaaatatttctgaggTGTCCACAAGGGGTATTGGGAGTATGaccctttaaatatttttttccccctgttctTTTAGgcaaaatacaaacatatgGTTCAATAATACATCCCTGAAATCCATTGGGAAGGGAGGTAAAGTTACCTCTCTGACGGTGTCCCCAGTAGTAGAAAACAAGCTTACCCTTCAGTATGAAGGCTCCGTTCAGACATGGACTTTTAGAATTACCCCAAGTAAgcaactttttttaaaatgtattttctattttaccCCCTAAGAACTAATAGTTATTAAATCTCAACGTATTTATGTAAGGTACAAAGTTCACTCAAATCAGAGGCCGGCAGAAACCCCAAGAACAACCAACGAGTGCCACGAAGGTACTTCTAGTATTTATCAAACTTCAGTCTGGTACAGATGGATGATCCTGTTAGATTTTTAAACATGGGTCATATTGCATGTTCTCCTTTGTTCTTTCTTCAGCGTTTCCTGGACTTGATGAGTCCCACTGAGGTGTTTGCATGTGAAAGTGGCACATTATTTTTTCACCAGGATGAAAACTTCTTCCTTGCAATTGGTGAGTTCACCTACttcctgtgtgtattttgtgagAACAAACATGTAGATCTTCCTTCAGTTTATTAAGTGTGTAGGTCAAGTTAAACTGGGTAGACACTGCAGATCTGACCTGATTCTGGAATTTGAATTGGTTGTACCAGACTAAATCTAGTTCCCTTCTAAGTGTTCTTTCTACCAGATTGGAAGTTGTGGCTAACAGCAACCTCTTTACTTTTGTCCAGAAGTAGGAAAATGTGCTACTGCTAACGTGATCCATCTGTGTAAAACTCTAACCCAGAACAACCCCCTGACCTTAAGTCTAGCACAACCCTAAAATATATCAACCTAAAGTAATTCTCTTTAGCGTCTGTGGTTTAATATGCTTTGCTATtgctatttctgttttcatgaacATTTTGCATGACTGAAAGTCCAGTTGATGTCATCCTAGGCTACACAATGAGCTTCCCTGTCAAGCTCACATCCAGGACTTCCTCCATGCTGCTGGTCTCCTGGGTGGAGAGCCCTCCAGCTGTCAGCAACAGCCATGCTACGACCCTGTACCACACTGAACTGGGTTCCTATAAAACTCTCAGTGTggacacaaccacaaacaacCACTACAGCTTCGCAGCTCTGGACTCCTGCAGCCCCTATGTGGCCTGCGTGGAGATTGCAGGCACTCATTCCTTCACCTGCCTCTCTACTATTACTGGTACGTACTGCTTGTTGAATAGATTAGCACAGATCCAAAAGTTCTTGGCAGGAGAACACAAAGATTGATACATTTAATTTATGGTTCATATAATGATATTTCTCACTAACCTCTTTTAGTACGGAGGTGAATGcaacaaatttcacatttgtcacattttaaggGGCAGGTGAGATAAGAATTGTTCATTTCAGATTGGTTCAGTCTGCAGCCACACTGTTTAATGCCATTAAAACCAACATTCTGGACCTTTAATGTGAAGTAACCTTTGTGTAATTTGTAGTTGGTGAACTAACACAGGCTAAACCACCAGGATGCCCACAGTGTCGAATCCACTGAGAATTTTTATGAACACTGTAATTGTGGTTTTATGGCTGAAAGATCTTTATAAGGTGGTACTGTGCACTACCAGCTTAGCACCAAatgtcagacacagacacagttagcgATTATCTGGTGAATGTAGTTGCACGTGAAGCATTTGAAAGAGCTTAAAGGAGACTGACTGGTCTTATATTCATCAAGAGGTCAGAGACTTGACTCCTAGTGGTAATTCTGGTTGGAAACAAGCAACTTTCGTGGTTCAGTTTCCCATACTTAACAGGTGATAAATGTAATGTTGGATTTACATCTTGTTTCCATTATCCTAAAGTGGCCCATTCATGACGGTAGAAGATGCTTTGCTAGTTGTTTGTTATCCTTTTTCCACCAGAACCAGACGCTCCCAAGGACTTTGAGGTGACGTCATGGAACAGCAGTAGCATATCTTTGGCCTGGGACTGCCCTGAGAACAGCAAGTTCtcgctcttcctcctcaccGCCTTCTACCTCAATGGAACAGACCACGTCACAGAGGAGGTGCCCTTATGGCACAAGAGCAACAACTTTGCGTTCACCTTGTCTGACCTGCAGCCTTGCAGCAAGGTTAAGTTTGGCCTGCAGACCGTTTGCCAGGCAGGGATAGAGACCCACTACAGCACGATGGTCCTGAATGATGGAAACTCCTGTAAGTCCTGACTCAATGAgccatctctgtgtctgtccatTTGAATCCATTATAGACCAGTGTATTGAGTTGATACTCAacttaaatgtgtgtctgtctctgtatttgAGAGAATACAACACAAACTATGAAGatgataaatatattttttctctctctctggtgtagagctccttttttccttccatttgTGCTATTTCTGATTTTCACATCGAGAAAAGTGCATTCATgagttacaaaaaaatgtagaaaatgtagaaattCACAGTAACAAACCTGCTTAACTCACTCGAGTTTGCTGATCTCTGAATTGAAagctttctgtgtttgtacttGTGAAGAGTCCTTTAGAAAAGCCTCCCATGCTTAATACgatctcctctctgctcctcagtTCACTCCAGCATCGAGGCCTTGTGTCAGACATCATTTGGCTCCGATAACTACACCCTGAGCTGGGATGTGAGGAACACCTCGTCCATCTCCATGTTCAGAGTCTACCACGAGGGGACACTGCAGGGTACCACGCTCATCACCAACTTCACTGTGGGGGGCCTGGTGTCATGCCAACAGTACCAAGCCAAGGTGGAGGCGCTGTGTGGAGATGGTGTGCTCATGAGTGTGAAGACATTCACAGCACATACAGGTAATGTAGAAAGTGATGAGAGCACTGACCTTAGGACATGCTGCTGTTAATAAACACCATCTCATTACTCTGTTACAATACAGCTGGACAAAACGCTGCGAAAGCTGAAcctgcagtaaaatgtttttcttcattgcCTTCCCTTCAGTCCCAAGGAAGATTAACTTTGTGAGGTATCTACCAACTGAGGAGTGTTGACGGGCACAGCGAACAAGGGCAGACTTTGCATTACGAGGCTGTTAGATTGGCAGTTGAAATCTTAAAGGAAGTCATTTAGCATTGATCATTTCCTTCCAAAGAATAAATCATACTTGGCATGAAATATACCTGCAATTAATCTAATATTCcgatacaaaataaataactgagtAACACTGCTACTTCAGCATAAGATAATCTGGAGGACAGATAAAAGAATGAGGGGGAAAAGGGCAGCTGCCTTAAAGAACCCATGTGATATTCAGTCAaagtgtgctttgtgtttacCTGCCTCCTTACTGGTCCTTTGTCACATCAAACCCTGCTCACTGACTGTGGAGGTCACCCTTCCATCCATCTCCACTTGATCCTCTCTAATTGACTGACACGTGCATATATTGGCACAGGACAAATCACGTTATTGCCTTAACAGCGAGTGAACTGTATAAAGAGTGTATATCTTAGTCTATATGCATGCATACTGTGTTTTTCCAGGACCTCGTGGTGTGTCTGGGCTCAGATATCGCTCTAACGACTCCACCGCCCTGTGGCAGTCCAGGACCTCCTACCACCCAGCGGTGGCCTTTTTGTATGAACTTTCTCTGCAGAACGGCACCCAACTACAGAGCAGCCGTGTGACAGACTCAGAGCTGCATCTCCCAGGGCTGGAGGAAGGGAAGACCTATGTCCTCGATGTGTGGGAGGAATGTGACGGTCAGTGGGAGTCGGAACATTCTCATGTGCACTTTGAGGGATCTAATTCATCCATGGAGTTCCTCTTGAGGGCAGTTGGACCTGCTCTGAACCAAGGTCAGTCTGACTTTTGTAGGTGTGTGGTGTTTTAGGTGTGACTGTCACTGGTTACATTTGGCAATCCACCAAATTTTGTGATGGTCTTAAATAACAGCCTGCTATTCTGATGTATTCTAAGTACAGTGAGTACTCAGTGTAGACCTAAATCTGATTATGATATATATTTGATTTAGTtgttatttatcttttaattaTAAACCCACCCCACTGTGTTTCCATTCTGTAGCTTCTGTAGATCTGGAGTTCGACATTTCCAGCATGGGTCTCACAATGGTCGTGCCCTGGTCTGTGCCCGAGGATCTCCAGGATAATGCACTAGAACCAAGAGCTGCAATGGAGAAG
This Scatophagus argus isolate fScaArg1 chromosome 22, fScaArg1.pri, whole genome shotgun sequence DNA region includes the following protein-coding sequences:
- the LOC124053678 gene encoding uncharacterized protein LOC124053678; protein product: MLSLAGITKKMSSLEFLFILLTLAPHTISFGCCNNISFSVCWMSKGDVLERQNTNIWFNNTSLKSIGKGGKVTSLTVSPVVENKLTLQYEGSVQTWTFRITPSTKFTQIRGRQKPQEQPTSATKRFLDLMSPTEVFACESGTLFFHQDENFFLAIGYTMSFPVKLTSRTSSMLLVSWVESPPAVSNSHATTLYHTELGSYKTLSVDTTTNNHYSFAALDSCSPYVACVEIAGTHSFTCLSTITEPDAPKDFEVTSWNSSSISLAWDCPENSKFSLFLLTAFYLNGTDHVTEEVPLWHKSNNFAFTLSDLQPCSKVKFGLQTVCQAGIETHYSTMVLNDGNSFHSSIEALCQTSFGSDNYTLSWDVRNTSSISMFRVYHEGTLQGTTLITNFTVGGLVSCQQYQAKVEALCGDGVLMSVKTFTAHTGPRGVSGLRYRSNDSTALWQSRTSYHPAVAFLYELSLQNGTQLQSSRVTDSELHLPGLEEGKTYVLDVWEECDGQWESEHSHVHFEGSNSSMEFLLRAVGPALNQASVDLEFDISSMGLTMVVPWSVPEDLQDNALEPRAAMEKIFKDKLQYLLKDFDQPARIELATFEPADEPDKTEILFVSFDASETEDVLLPVEDQMDYIRSLNETDITVKDGVIYWDGPDLCALSEQTVCPRYSLCINTLGSYTCVCQHGYYDVSSFIEPPVVSHPFCNEKGLFSQCLDTLVTGGIAKPYLTSYMGGKFDVMLNDGRCTSNETEKFYYFRASRKVSECGTERRVNKTHIEFRNSLTVTLSKEQTISRRDLKVVWKCVYPRHYFRNTLVSLDMEWLSILSLEEFNSSLQLGLTMTLYTDVSYTYSYRDAITLEPEDILFLEVALQTNNSFVSGVLLQVESCWATESPDPQDAVQGVLLQDGCPVDNTFHWLSVNGAAQNSRFSFQMFTMPKGLPIYMHCLANICAHDENCVKNCTSPQRSKRSVNQMDRKGKRAAVVSAGPLVVNKRVKSEFSYWVEPMTMISIVAGSIGFLGVTVLLVSATKAIMTYYERLHRK